The region CTTGGCCATGATCATCTGGAAGCCGAGCCCCAAGCCCTTCCCGCTGCTGCTGCCCACCACGCCCATCGACCTCGGTGGCCCGGTGATCTCGGTGACGCAGTGCCTGATTCTGGGCGTGACGGTGGTGATCCTGGCCGCGCTGATGTGGCTGGTCAATCACACCAAGCTGGGCCGCGCGATGCGCGCCACGGCTGAGAACCCCAAGGTGGCCGGCCTGATGGGCGTGAAGCCCGACTTCATCATCTCCACCACCTTTGTGATCGGTGCGGCCCTGGCCGCGGTGGCCGGCCTGATGTGGGCGGCCAACTACGGCACGGTGCAACACACCATGGGCTTTATGCCTGGCCTGAAGGCCTTCACGGCCGCGGTGCTGGGCGGTGTGGGTAACTTGGCCGGTGCGATGGTGGGCGGCGTCTTGCTGGGCCTGATCGAAGCCATCGGCGCGGGCTATCTGGGTGATCTGACCGGCGGCGTGCTGGGCAGCCATTACGCCGACATCTTCGCCTTCGTGGCGCTGATCCTGGTGCTGACCCTGCGACCCTCGGGCCTGCTGGGTGAGCGTGTGGCCGACCGTGCCTGAGCGTGGCTGAAGGAGAACTCAATATGCAAAAGAACAAACTCTTCGTCTTCGGCCTGGCGGCCATCGGCTTGCTGGTGCTGCCGCTGTTCGCGCAGCAGCTGGGCAACGGCCCGGTGCGCATCATCGACCTGGCCTTGCTCTACGTGATGCTGGCTCTGGGCCTGAACATCGTGGTCGGCTACGCCGGCTTGCTGGACCTGGGCTATGTGGCCTTCTACGCCGTCGGCGCCTATATGTTCGCGCTGCTGAGCAGCCCGCACCTGAGTGAGAACTTCGAAGCCTTCCGCGCCGCCTTCCCCGATGGCCTGCATTCGCCCTTGTGGATCGTGGTGCCGCTGGGCGCGGGCCTGGCGGCCTTCTTCGGCGTCATGCTGGGTGCGCCCACGCTGAAGCTGCACGGCGACTATCTGGCCATCGTGACGCTTGGCTTTGGCGAAATCATCCGCGTCTTCCTGAACAATCTGGAGCACCCGGCCAACATCACCAACGGCCCGCGCGGCATCGGCCAGATCGACGCCATTCACTTCTTCGGCGTTGACCTGGGCAAGGGCCTGGAAATCTTCGGCACCACGCTGCCCTCGGTGACCCTGTACTACTACCTCTTCCTGACCCTGGTGGTGTTCAGCGTGCTGATCTGCTACCGGCTGGAGAACAGCCGCATTGGCCGCGCCTGGATGGCCATCCGTGAAGACGAGATCGCCGCCAAGGCCATGGGCATCAACACCCGCAATCTCAAATTGCTGGCCTTCGGCATGGGTGCGACCTTCGGCGGTGTCGCCGGCTCCATGTTCGCCAGCTTCCAGGGCTTTGTGAGCCCGGAGTCCTTCAGCCTGCAAGAGAGCGTGAT is a window of Paucibacter sp. KCTC 42545 DNA encoding:
- a CDS encoding ABC transporter permease subunit, encoding MQKNKLFVFGLAAIGLLVLPLFAQQLGNGPVRIIDLALLYVMLALGLNIVVGYAGLLDLGYVAFYAVGAYMFALLSSPHLSENFEAFRAAFPDGLHSPLWIVVPLGAGLAAFFGVMLGAPTLKLHGDYLAIVTLGFGEIIRVFLNNLEHPANITNGPRGIGQIDAIHFFGVDLGKGLEIFGTTLPSVTLYYYLFLTLVVFSVLICYRLENSRIGRAWMAIREDEIAAKAMGINTRNLKLLAFGMGATFGGVAGSMFASFQGFVSPESFSLQESVMIVAMVVLGGIGHIPGVILGALLLSALPEVLRYAAGPLQEMTGGRLDAAILRQLLVALAMISIMLIRPRGLWPAPEHGKAAPVPTKK
- a CDS encoding branched-chain amino acid ABC transporter permease; translated protein: METFMQQIINGLVLGSMYALVALGYTMVYGIVNLINFAHGEILMVGGMVSWTVVTALADSGLPGWALMLIALGCAVVTCVTLNFVVEKVAYRPLRNAPRLAPLITAMGMSLLLQTLAMIIWKPSPKPFPLLLPTTPIDLGGPVISVTQCLILGVTVVILAALMWLVNHTKLGRAMRATAENPKVAGLMGVKPDFIISTTFVIGAALAAVAGLMWAANYGTVQHTMGFMPGLKAFTAAVLGGVGNLAGAMVGGVLLGLIEAIGAGYLGDLTGGVLGSHYADIFAFVALILVLTLRPSGLLGERVADRA